In Nocardia asteroides, the following proteins share a genomic window:
- a CDS encoding acylphosphatase, producing MSEPARLSAWVHGMVQGVGFRWWTRSRALELGLIGYARNHADGRVHVVAEGPRTAGEKLLELLRSGQAPGRVELVVESWEPARGDMTGFEER from the coding sequence ATGAGTGAACCGGCGCGGCTGAGCGCCTGGGTGCACGGCATGGTGCAGGGCGTGGGTTTCCGCTGGTGGACCCGTTCGCGCGCACTGGAACTCGGGCTGATCGGGTACGCCCGCAACCACGCCGACGGCCGGGTGCACGTGGTGGCCGAAGGACCACGAACGGCGGGCGAGAAGCTGCTCGAGCTGCTACGGTCCGGCCAGGCACCTGGCCGGGTCGAGCTGGTTGTGGAAAGCTGGGAGCCCGCGCGGGGCGACATGACGGGATTCGAGGAGCGCTAG
- a CDS encoding MFS transporter, with amino-acid sequence MNAELVAVPRTRTPLSGSVVWFMSFAAALGTAAVYPLQPAVAEVANSMGTSIAVVGVALAGGPVGYLIGLALLVPLADRFPPSRLLAIQFGVLALASAMCAGAGTAWQLGLVIGVVGACSAVGAGLSSVAARLAPARRRATVLGIVTAGISAGILAGRMVGGRLADEIGWRAMQLTVAAACACVALACLVLLPGTRGAADRGYLATLRSLPGLVAGHATLRSASIRGALWFFAFCAVWSGLAVALAGPPFSYSAERIGLYALAGLSGIAATRVAGTWTDRVGPRRVVLIGLAVAGAAALCLGGALTGTALTLVCLALFDAGLFAAQVANQSTVLAIDPTAPARFNSAYMVTYFVGGSLGTAFGAAAVAWFGWTATAVLAALAIGLAAILVAVGPRDSTGPEQRDAG; translated from the coding sequence GTGAATGCCGAACTCGTTGCCGTGCCGCGCACCAGGACTCCCCTCTCCGGCTCTGTCGTGTGGTTCATGTCGTTCGCCGCGGCGTTGGGGACCGCGGCGGTGTATCCGTTGCAGCCCGCCGTCGCCGAGGTCGCGAACTCGATGGGAACGTCGATCGCCGTGGTGGGGGTGGCGCTGGCGGGTGGGCCGGTCGGGTATCTGATCGGGCTCGCGCTGCTGGTGCCGCTGGCCGACCGCTTCCCGCCCTCGCGTCTGCTCGCGATCCAGTTCGGGGTGCTGGCCCTGGCGTCGGCGATGTGCGCGGGTGCAGGCACCGCGTGGCAGCTCGGGCTGGTGATCGGTGTGGTCGGCGCCTGTTCGGCGGTGGGCGCCGGGCTCAGCTCGGTGGCGGCCCGGCTCGCTCCGGCGCGGCGTCGTGCCACGGTTCTCGGAATCGTCACCGCGGGGATCTCCGCCGGAATTCTGGCGGGACGGATGGTCGGCGGCAGGCTGGCCGACGAGATCGGCTGGCGCGCCATGCAGCTCACGGTGGCCGCGGCCTGCGCGTGCGTGGCGCTCGCGTGCCTGGTTCTGCTGCCCGGCACGCGCGGCGCGGCCGATCGGGGTTACCTCGCGACGCTGCGCTCCCTGCCCGGGCTCGTGGCAGGCCACGCGACGCTGCGCAGCGCGTCGATCCGCGGCGCGCTGTGGTTCTTCGCGTTCTGCGCGGTGTGGAGCGGGCTCGCCGTGGCCCTGGCCGGACCGCCGTTCTCGTACTCGGCGGAACGGATCGGCCTGTACGCGCTGGCCGGGCTGTCGGGCATCGCGGCGACGCGGGTCGCGGGCACCTGGACCGACCGGGTCGGTCCGCGCCGCGTGGTCCTGATCGGGCTGGCGGTGGCGGGAGCCGCCGCGCTCTGCCTCGGCGGCGCGCTCACCGGCACCGCGCTGACCCTCGTCTGCCTCGCGCTGTTCGACGCCGGGCTCTTCGCCGCCCAGGTCGCCAACCAGAGCACCGTGCTGGCGATCGATCCGACCGCCCCCGCGCGCTTCAACAGCGCCTACATGGTGACCTACTTCGTGGGCGGCAGCCTGGGCACCGCGTTCGGCGCGGCCGCGGTCGCCTGGTTCGGCTGGACCGCGACGGCCGTGCTCGCGGCACTCGCCATCGGTCTCGCGGCGATCCTGGTCGCCGTCGGCCCCCGCGACTCGACCGGCCCCGAACAGCGTGACGCGGGGTGA
- a CDS encoding DUF1707 SHOCT-like domain-containing protein, translated as MDITPSTRASDAERNAIVAQLGTHLADGRLDLAEYDQRVAKVYATATRDELAVVLSDLPALTSEQQAAAVAEHKPPVRIPVWQRIEAGSWLGVSLITVVIWGLISLTAGELTYFWPMWVIGPWGAVLLFRVVTGWEATPGTQTHLRQLQKQMKHVQHMDPHKPH; from the coding sequence ATGGACATCACACCGAGCACACGCGCGTCCGACGCCGAGCGCAACGCGATCGTCGCGCAGCTGGGCACCCACCTGGCCGACGGCCGCCTCGACCTGGCCGAATACGACCAGCGCGTCGCCAAGGTCTACGCCACCGCCACCCGCGACGAGCTCGCCGTGGTCCTCTCCGATCTGCCCGCGCTGACCAGCGAACAGCAGGCCGCCGCGGTCGCCGAACACAAGCCGCCTGTGCGCATCCCGGTCTGGCAGCGCATCGAGGCGGGCAGCTGGCTGGGCGTCAGCCTGATCACCGTGGTCATCTGGGGTCTCATCTCGCTCACCGCGGGCGAGCTCACCTACTTCTGGCCGATGTGGGTGATCGGTCCGTGGGGCGCGGTGCTGCTGTTCCGCGTGGTCACCGGCTGGGAGGCGACGCCGGGCACCCAGACCCATCTGCGCCAGCTCCAGAAGCAGATGAAGCACGTCCAGCACATGGATCCGCACAAGCCGCACTGA
- a CDS encoding OsmC family protein, whose translation MAEQNAPVTTAPTELWVERTGTRAYTGRSNRGAEVLIASQGVEGAFTPGELLKIALAACTGLSSDLPLSRRLGDDFDATIRVYGDADRENELYPQLDEVLELDLSELDEAARERLLVTVQRAVDKVCTVGRTLKAGTKVTLNFAVDA comes from the coding sequence ATGGCTGAGCAGAACGCACCCGTGACCACCGCGCCCACCGAGCTGTGGGTCGAGCGCACCGGCACCAGGGCCTACACCGGGCGCAGCAACCGCGGCGCCGAGGTACTGATCGCCTCGCAGGGCGTGGAAGGCGCGTTCACCCCCGGTGAACTGCTGAAGATCGCGCTGGCCGCCTGCACCGGACTCAGCTCCGACCTGCCGCTGTCGCGCCGCCTCGGCGACGACTTCGACGCCACCATCCGCGTCTACGGTGACGCCGACCGCGAGAACGAGCTGTACCCCCAGCTCGACGAGGTCCTCGAGCTCGACCTGTCGGAGCTGGACGAGGCCGCGCGCGAACGGCTGCTGGTCACCGTGCAGCGGGCCGTCGACAAGGTGTGCACCGTGGGCCGCACCCTCAAGGCGGGCACCAAGGTGACACTGAACTTCGCCGTCGACGCATGA
- the smc gene encoding chromosome segregation protein SMC: MHLKSLTLKGFKSFASATTLRFEPGITCVVGPNGSGKSNVVDALTWVMGEQGAKALRGGKMQDVIFAGTAGRAPLGRAEVTLTIDNSDGALPIDYAEVSITRRMFRDGAGEYEINGSSCRLMDVQELLSDSGIGREMHVIVGQGQLSAILESRPEDRRAFVEEAAGVLKHRRRKEKAVRKLDAMQANLARLTDLTTELRRQLKPLGRQAEVARRAQTVQADLRDARLRLAADDLVTRRGELASQLSKEAYAREQQITVQSELDAANAALAQQEFQLSRLSPGAEAAAQTWFQLSALAERVNATIRIAGDRARHLHTEVPVGTGRDPEQLEAEADRIEAEEAELRYAVEMATETLEAAREALADREYAAKAAEQAHLAAVRAIADRREGLARLSGQVENLRTKAQSVDAEIARLSVAIADARHRGEAAQVEYDAVQDELGELDAGEKGLDAQHEHAVAALELADERVRELRELDREASKLVARLGARIEALGMNLARKDGAAWLLEHGVSGLGDRLSARLRVDAGFEAAVAALLGPLADAITADTATVADAAVRELRSGDGGRVAFVFATAGLVPTERGALPAGARWLAEVVDGAEAVRPALAALTAGVVVVDDLAAATGLVAQRPELRVVTRDGDLAGSGWIVGGSERMPSQLEVQAEIDTATAELAAAQRRAEELEAALAGALAEQTDRKESADHALMALHESDQALLAIYDRLARVGQTARSAQTEGERLSGQRAEAEAAREKSLASLAELEDRLRHAEMEHDGSDDSFGAAGTETAGREREEAAAALAEARTMEVEARLAVRTAEERAESVRGKADSLRRAARAERESRARAERAQAARRQAAAVAAAVAGSGAKIAHELEQVVAAAAARRDELVRRRGECAAALEQVKERARALTTQLAQLTDAVHRDEVAKAQAALRIEQLETTISEQFGIALADLVAEYGPDVPLPPSALELQEYEDAKGRGEEVTAPQPMPYDRASQERRAKRAEKDLTTLGKVNPLALEEFAALEERYNFLATQLEDVKNARKDLLDVVAEVDARILQVFTEAYADVEREFVGVFAKLFPGGEGRLVLTDPSDMLTTGIEVEARPPGKKVKRLSLLSGGEKSLTAVALLVSIFRARPSPFYVMDEVEAALDDTNLRRLIGLFEQLREKSQLIVITHQKPTMEIADALYGVSMRGDGITQVISQRLNRAEVSDPDPVGANV; encoded by the coding sequence GTGCATCTCAAGAGCTTGACCCTGAAGGGTTTCAAGTCCTTCGCGTCCGCGACCACGCTGCGCTTCGAACCGGGCATCACCTGCGTCGTCGGCCCGAACGGGTCGGGTAAGTCGAATGTCGTCGACGCCCTCACCTGGGTGATGGGCGAACAGGGTGCCAAGGCGCTGCGGGGCGGCAAGATGCAGGACGTCATCTTCGCCGGCACCGCGGGGCGCGCTCCGCTGGGGCGCGCCGAGGTGACGCTGACGATCGACAATTCCGACGGCGCGCTGCCGATCGACTACGCCGAGGTCTCGATCACCCGGCGGATGTTCCGCGACGGCGCGGGCGAGTACGAGATCAACGGCAGCAGCTGCCGGCTCATGGACGTGCAGGAACTGCTGTCGGACTCCGGCATCGGGCGCGAGATGCACGTCATCGTGGGGCAGGGCCAGCTCTCGGCGATCCTGGAGTCGCGTCCGGAGGACCGGCGCGCTTTTGTCGAAGAGGCCGCGGGCGTGCTCAAGCACCGCAGGCGCAAGGAGAAGGCGGTCCGCAAGCTCGACGCGATGCAGGCCAACCTGGCCCGGCTCACCGACCTCACCACCGAACTGCGTCGCCAGCTCAAGCCGCTGGGCAGGCAGGCCGAGGTGGCGCGGCGCGCGCAGACCGTGCAGGCCGACCTGCGCGACGCGCGACTGCGGCTGGCCGCCGACGACCTGGTCACCCGCCGCGGCGAACTGGCGTCCCAGCTCAGCAAGGAGGCCTACGCCCGCGAGCAGCAGATCACCGTGCAGTCCGAGCTCGACGCGGCCAATGCCGCGCTGGCCCAGCAGGAATTCCAGCTGTCGCGGCTGAGCCCGGGTGCCGAGGCCGCCGCGCAGACCTGGTTCCAGCTGTCCGCGCTGGCCGAACGGGTCAACGCCACCATCCGGATCGCCGGCGACCGGGCCAGGCATCTGCACACCGAGGTTCCGGTCGGGACCGGCCGCGACCCCGAGCAGCTCGAAGCCGAGGCCGACCGGATCGAGGCCGAGGAAGCCGAGCTGCGCTACGCGGTGGAAATGGCCACCGAGACCCTGGAGGCGGCCCGGGAAGCGCTGGCCGATCGCGAATACGCCGCCAAGGCCGCCGAGCAGGCGCATCTGGCCGCCGTGCGCGCCATCGCCGACCGGCGCGAGGGCCTGGCCCGGCTCTCCGGCCAGGTCGAGAACCTGCGGACCAAGGCGCAATCGGTGGACGCCGAGATCGCCCGGCTGTCGGTCGCGATCGCCGACGCCCGGCACCGCGGCGAGGCCGCCCAGGTCGAATACGACGCGGTGCAGGACGAACTCGGCGAACTCGACGCGGGGGAGAAGGGCCTGGACGCCCAGCACGAACACGCGGTCGCCGCCCTGGAACTGGCCGACGAGCGGGTCAGGGAACTGCGCGAACTCGACCGGGAGGCGAGCAAACTGGTCGCCCGGCTCGGTGCCCGCATCGAGGCGCTCGGGATGAACCTGGCCCGCAAGGACGGCGCGGCCTGGCTGCTCGAACACGGGGTGAGCGGTCTCGGCGACCGGCTCTCGGCGCGGCTGCGCGTCGACGCCGGCTTCGAGGCGGCCGTCGCGGCCCTGCTGGGCCCGTTGGCCGACGCCATCACCGCCGACACCGCCACCGTCGCCGACGCGGCCGTGCGCGAACTGCGCTCCGGCGACGGCGGCCGGGTCGCCTTCGTCTTCGCCACCGCCGGGCTGGTCCCCACCGAGCGTGGCGCGCTGCCCGCGGGCGCGCGCTGGCTGGCCGAGGTCGTCGACGGCGCCGAGGCGGTCCGCCCCGCGCTGGCGGCGCTCACCGCCGGGGTGGTGGTGGTCGACGATCTGGCCGCGGCCACCGGCCTCGTCGCCCAGCGTCCCGAGCTGCGGGTGGTCACCCGCGACGGCGACCTGGCCGGGTCCGGCTGGATCGTCGGCGGGTCGGAGCGGATGCCCAGCCAGCTCGAGGTGCAGGCCGAGATCGACACCGCCACCGCCGAACTGGCGGCCGCCCAGCGCCGCGCCGAGGAACTGGAAGCGGCACTGGCCGGCGCGCTGGCCGAGCAGACCGACCGCAAGGAATCCGCCGATCACGCGCTGATGGCGCTGCACGAATCCGATCAGGCGCTGCTGGCCATCTACGACCGGCTGGCCCGCGTCGGCCAGACCGCGCGCTCGGCACAGACCGAGGGTGAACGCCTGTCCGGGCAGCGGGCCGAGGCCGAGGCGGCGCGGGAGAAGTCCCTGGCCTCGCTCGCCGAGCTGGAGGACCGGCTGCGGCACGCGGAGATGGAACACGACGGCTCCGACGACAGCTTCGGCGCCGCGGGCACCGAGACCGCGGGCCGCGAACGCGAGGAGGCCGCGGCCGCGCTCGCCGAGGCGCGCACCATGGAGGTCGAGGCCCGGCTGGCCGTGCGCACCGCCGAGGAACGCGCCGAATCGGTACGCGGCAAAGCGGATTCGCTGCGCCGGGCCGCCCGCGCCGAACGCGAGTCCCGCGCCCGCGCCGAACGCGCGCAGGCCGCGCGCCGGCAGGCCGCCGCCGTGGCCGCCGCGGTGGCGGGCTCGGGCGCCAAGATCGCGCACGAGCTCGAACAGGTCGTGGCCGCGGCCGCCGCCCGCCGCGACGAACTGGTCCGCAGGCGCGGGGAGTGCGCCGCCGCGCTGGAGCAGGTGAAGGAACGTGCCCGCGCGCTGACCACCCAGCTGGCCCAGCTCACCGACGCCGTGCACCGCGACGAGGTCGCCAAAGCCCAGGCGGCGCTGCGCATCGAACAGCTCGAGACCACCATCTCCGAGCAGTTCGGCATCGCGCTGGCCGACCTGGTCGCCGAGTACGGCCCCGATGTGCCGCTGCCGCCGTCGGCGCTGGAGCTGCAGGAGTACGAGGATGCCAAGGGGCGCGGCGAGGAGGTCACCGCACCGCAGCCGATGCCCTACGACCGCGCGAGCCAGGAACGCCGGGCCAAGCGCGCCGAGAAGGACCTGACCACGCTCGGCAAGGTGAATCCGCTGGCGCTCGAGGAGTTCGCGGCGCTCGAGGAACGCTACAACTTCCTGGCCACCCAGCTGGAGGACGTCAAGAACGCGCGCAAGGACCTCCTGGACGTGGTCGCCGAGGTCGACGCCCGCATCCTGCAGGTGTTCACCGAGGCCTACGCCGATGTGGAACGCGAGTTCGTCGGGGTGTTCGCCAAGCTGTTCCCCGGCGGTGAGGGCCGGCTGGTGCTCACCGATCCCTCCGACATGCTCACCACCGGGATCGAGGTGGAGGCCAGGCCGCCGGGCAAGAAGGTCAAGCGGCTCTCGCTGCTCTCGGGTGGCGAGAAGTCGCTGACCGCGGTCGCGTTGCTGGTCAGCATCTTCCGCGCGCGGCCGTCGCCGTTCTATGTGATGGACGAGGTCGAGGCGGCGCTGGACGACACCAACCTGCGCAGGCTCATCGGCCTGTTCGAACAGCTGCGGGAGAAGAGCCAGCTGATCGTCATCACCCACCAGAAGCCGACCATGGAGATCGCCGACGCGCTGTACGGCGTGAGCATGCGCGGTGACGGCATCACCCAGGTGATCTCGCAGCGGCTGAACCGGGCCGAGGTGTCGGACCCCGATCCGGTGGGGGCCAACGTCTAG
- a CDS encoding HAD family acid phosphatase, translating into MKRVTASLVVGVAAVLLAPLPAAGADTGSSSLSGGGSSSLSGNKTELPPYAQWLGEIVPVVAEAKTYLAGRLPGATKPAIVFDIDNTTLETSYNTGLLIPAIQPVRELAIWAKQNGAAIIFVTGRPALVNAYSEANLTSVGYPVDDLYGSAPTTLSAGNAGLAEYKTASRADIEGKGYTIVANIGNSPSDLSGGHAERTFKFPDYNGALN; encoded by the coding sequence ATGAAACGTGTTACAGCATCTCTCGTGGTCGGCGTCGCGGCCGTGCTGCTCGCCCCGCTGCCCGCCGCGGGCGCCGACACCGGCTCGTCCTCGCTCTCCGGCGGCGGGTCGTCGTCGCTGTCGGGGAACAAGACCGAGCTGCCGCCGTACGCGCAGTGGCTCGGTGAGATCGTCCCCGTGGTGGCCGAGGCGAAGACCTACCTCGCGGGCAGGCTGCCCGGCGCGACCAAGCCGGCGATCGTGTTCGACATCGACAACACCACGCTGGAGACCTCCTACAACACCGGCCTGCTCATCCCGGCCATCCAGCCGGTGCGGGAACTGGCGATCTGGGCGAAGCAGAACGGTGCGGCGATCATCTTCGTCACCGGCAGGCCCGCCCTGGTCAACGCCTATTCGGAGGCCAACCTGACCTCGGTGGGCTACCCGGTGGACGACCTCTACGGCAGCGCGCCGACCACGCTGTCGGCGGGCAATGCCGGTCTGGCCGAATACAAGACGGCCAGTCGCGCCGACATCGAGGGCAAGGGCTACACGATCGTCGCCAACATCGGCAACAGTCCCTCGGACCTGTCCGGCGGGCACGCCGAACGCACCTTCAAGTTCCCGGACTACAACGGCGCGCTGAACTGA
- a CDS encoding glutathionylspermidine synthase family protein, with protein sequence MRRTTSTPRPGWQQIIESQGLVYGAPGRDASGQPRPYWDESVHYEFSMDEILALEADVELLQSMCLHAAEQVVLTERFADFGLPEWSWGPITESWRRSDPYVYGRFDLRYDARRPAKLLEYNADTPTSLLEAAIIQWHWLQQVYPGGDQWNSLHEKLVERWGTLRGVLPGTELHFTWSGADATGEDNVTTAYMQETAAEAGFDTVALPIEEIGFDTELHRFVDLAEAPMEAVFKLYPWEWILDDDFGKRVVESLPATAWIEPLWTTLLSNKALLAVLWEMYPGHPNLLPAYLDNPHELTEYIRKPKLGREGANMTIVGAGMETATGGVYGAEGFVYQLLDPLPEFDGMRPVLGAWVVGDTAAGLGIRETAGLITDDGAAFVPHRIVD encoded by the coding sequence GTGCGGCGGACGACGAGTACGCCGCGACCGGGCTGGCAGCAGATCATCGAGAGTCAGGGCCTGGTCTACGGCGCGCCGGGCCGCGATGCCAGCGGCCAGCCGCGTCCGTATTGGGACGAGTCGGTGCACTACGAGTTCTCGATGGACGAGATCCTCGCGCTGGAAGCCGACGTGGAACTGCTGCAATCGATGTGCCTGCACGCGGCCGAGCAGGTGGTGCTCACCGAACGGTTCGCCGATTTCGGTCTGCCCGAATGGAGCTGGGGCCCGATCACCGAATCCTGGCGGCGCAGTGACCCGTACGTGTACGGCCGCTTCGACCTGCGCTACGACGCGCGTCGCCCGGCCAAGCTGCTCGAGTACAACGCCGACACCCCCACCTCGCTGCTCGAGGCCGCGATCATCCAGTGGCACTGGCTGCAGCAGGTGTATCCCGGTGGCGACCAATGGAATTCGCTGCACGAGAAGCTGGTGGAACGCTGGGGCACGCTGCGCGGCGTGCTGCCCGGCACCGAACTGCACTTCACCTGGTCGGGCGCCGACGCCACCGGCGAGGACAACGTGACCACCGCCTACATGCAGGAGACCGCCGCCGAGGCCGGGTTCGACACGGTCGCGCTGCCGATCGAGGAGATCGGTTTCGACACCGAGCTGCACCGCTTCGTCGACCTCGCCGAGGCGCCGATGGAGGCGGTCTTCAAGCTCTACCCGTGGGAGTGGATCCTCGACGACGACTTCGGCAAGCGCGTCGTCGAGAGCCTGCCCGCCACCGCCTGGATCGAGCCGCTGTGGACCACGCTGCTCAGCAACAAGGCGCTGCTGGCGGTGCTGTGGGAGATGTACCCGGGGCATCCGAACCTGCTGCCCGCCTACCTGGACAACCCGCACGAGCTCACCGAGTACATCCGCAAGCCCAAGCTGGGCCGCGAGGGCGCCAACATGACCATCGTCGGCGCGGGCATGGAGACCGCCACCGGCGGGGTCTACGGCGCCGAGGGCTTCGTCTACCAATTGCTGGACCCGCTGCCGGAATTCGACGGGATGCGCCCGGTGCTCGGCGCCTGGGTCGTCGGTGACACGGCGGCCGGGCTCGGCATCCGCGAAACCGCGGGCCTGATCACCGACGACGGCGCCGCCTTCGTCCCGCACCGCATCGTCGACTGA
- a CDS encoding DUF350 domain-containing protein, which translates to MTALALESGYWSALGEGVGAIILYCLIGLVLMLIGFFAIDLTTPGKLRDLVVAGKPNALIVSAAGMVSMAFIVVFAVLATGGVNKLSEGLIAAVVYGLVGIVAQVVSVRVIEKVTGIDIGRTLHAETYTPEVLVVAAAHFALGLVVAFAIL; encoded by the coding sequence ATGACCGCCCTCGCCCTGGAATCGGGTTATTGGAGCGCGCTCGGTGAAGGCGTCGGCGCCATCATCCTGTACTGCCTGATCGGTCTGGTGCTGATGCTCATCGGCTTCTTCGCCATCGACCTGACCACCCCCGGCAAGCTGCGCGACCTGGTCGTCGCCGGCAAGCCCAACGCGCTGATCGTGTCCGCGGCGGGCATGGTGAGCATGGCGTTCATCGTCGTGTTCGCGGTGCTGGCCACCGGCGGCGTGAACAAGCTGTCCGAGGGGCTGATCGCCGCGGTGGTCTACGGCCTGGTCGGCATCGTCGCGCAGGTGGTCTCGGTGCGGGTGATCGAGAAGGTCACCGGCATCGACATCGGCCGCACCCTGCACGCCGAGACCTACACCCCCGAGGTGCTGGTGGTCGCGGCCGCGCACTTCGCGCTGGGTCTGGTGGTGGCGTTCGCCATCCTGTGA
- a CDS encoding response regulator, whose product MLVVDDEPQIVRALRINLTVRGYDVVTAGNGAAALRAAAEKHPDVVILDLGLPDMDGIEVLAGLRGWTSAPVLVLSARTDSADKVEALDAGADDYVTKPFGMDELLARLRAAVRRGASAADSVDPVVVTDAFTVDLVAKKVTKRGEPVHLTPTEWGMLEMLVRHRGKLVGRKELLREVWGPAYATETHYLRVYLAQLRRKLEDDPAHPRHLLTEAGMGYRFQE is encoded by the coding sequence GTGCTGGTGGTGGACGACGAGCCGCAGATCGTGCGCGCGCTGCGGATCAACCTGACGGTGCGCGGCTACGACGTCGTCACCGCGGGCAACGGCGCCGCCGCGTTGCGCGCCGCCGCCGAGAAGCACCCCGACGTCGTGATCCTCGACCTGGGCCTGCCCGACATGGACGGCATCGAGGTGCTCGCCGGGCTGCGCGGGTGGACCTCCGCGCCGGTGCTGGTGCTGTCGGCCCGGACCGACTCGGCCGACAAGGTCGAGGCGCTGGACGCGGGCGCCGACGACTACGTCACCAAACCGTTCGGGATGGACGAGCTGCTGGCCCGGCTGCGCGCGGCCGTGCGGCGCGGGGCGAGCGCGGCCGACAGCGTCGACCCGGTGGTCGTCACCGACGCGTTCACCGTCGACCTGGTCGCCAAGAAGGTCACCAAGCGCGGCGAGCCGGTGCACCTCACGCCCACCGAGTGGGGGATGCTCGAGATGCTGGTGCGGCATCGCGGAAAGCTGGTGGGGCGCAAGGAACTCCTGCGCGAGGTGTGGGGTCCCGCGTACGCTACCGAGACCCACTACCTGCGGGTCTATCTGGCCCAGCTGCGCCGCAAACTCGAGGACGACCCGGCCCACCCCCGGCACCTGCTCACCGAGGCGGGCATGGGGTACCGCTTCCAGGAGTGA